From the Geotrypetes seraphini chromosome 8, aGeoSer1.1, whole genome shotgun sequence genome, the window cagtgagagattggagaaactgggcctcttctcccttgaaaagaggagacttgagaggggacatgatcgaaacattcaaaatactgaaaggaatatacttagcagataaagacattgttcaccctctgcaaggtaaggagaccgagagggcactctctaaagttgaaagggaatagattacgtacaaacgtaaggaagttcttcacccagagtgtggtagaaaactggaatgctcttccggagtctgttataggggggaaacaccctccagggacaccctcagggattcaagacaaagttggacaagttcctgctaaactggaacatacgcgggtgaggctggactcatttagagcactggtctttgacctgggggccgccgcttgagcggagtgcggggcacgatggaccactggtctgacccagcagcggcaattcttatgctctaatGTTCCACTTAGCATCCAAAATTAGTGAACTATAGTGTGCCGACACTGTAAAAGCATCAGGGAATATATGCCAGCACAAGATCCTTCATccaaaatccttgggaccaggcatatttcaGTTTTGGAGCTTTTTGGATTGCTAACTTGTATGTGGCCAGGTTTGAGGACACACACTTACAAGATTTCCCTTTTAAGAATAATATTTGTCTGTATAAAAGGTATAGTAATGATATTTTTATACTCTGGCATAATAATTTGAAGAAGCTTAATATCTTTCACAGTTGGCTCAATGAGAGATGAGTGTATCATTTCAAATGCAATATAGTTACATTTCTTACCAGCTGATTTGAGAACAATCCCTCATATGACATTAATTTAAAAGCCTATATCTTTCAGCAAACTTTATCCAAAATGTAATAACTGAAGcctagtttgtttgtttgttttaaataaagATTGTCAGTCAGGCCTAACTTTTAAGGATTTTAGATTTTTGTTTCTCATGATTGTTTGATTATATTATTTATGTTAATAGTATGGATttatatatgtttaaaaaatacagCAATAGATGTTTTACTCAACCAGTACTATTGCCCTAGTGGAATCCATGTCTTAAAGTCAGAAAGATTCCaacatagattgtaagctctggcAATGCAACATGACCTAAGTGAAAATTAATTTCTCATtcattagaatttttaaattaaCTCTCTGAATTTTCACTGTTTTGAGAGTCGAGGATGAAGGAGAGCAGtttatttcctttccttgagtcctCCTAGTCCAAATCTATGGGTTATGTCCTCCTGTCACTAATGGAAATGGAGACTTGAAAATTCCAGTGACATTAGCAGCATAACAGATGGAAACAACCAGGAACATTGAAATATTTCTCTGTCTATATATGGACatttagttgaggatgggctggaatggttaagatgggctggagtaagctttgacggagactccagtagatagaacctaagcacactacaaGGGCAGGTCTttgtttctggcccagaaatatcatctaagaaaaaggaacatttaaattaaataatttatggagcatgtatggttgggcagactggatagaccattcaggtctttatctgctgtcatttactatgttactatcttttttttttaagatcagaCTTTGGTGCCCTCAGATGTTTACTGTAAGACTAATGCAAAACCAATATTGATACATCTATCTCCAGTGAACTCCCAGCTTTACTCAAAATAAGGAAGACTGAATGTGGACTCAAACCATACCTATGGCATGAAAATACAGTACATCACAGAACTATCTTAACTATAAGCTTAGACAAGTTCCCACTTCCCTGAAAAAGTGTTTTCCCCTCAAAGCCATATCCTGCATACTTCAAAATGTTAATagtttatggggctcataatcgaaagagaaaaacgtccaaaacccggcctaagtcggcacttagatgatcatcagtcaaaaacatccaagtgctgataataaaaccgggctttggatgtatttaaaaacgacctaggccttcatagtgccgctgaatgaccatagctaaacggggcatgtcaggaggagtgttgagggcgggatttgggcaagACATGGGCaggcctagacttagtcatactgcatgtataaccgaaagttatacagcacagaatcgacggaacttggacgttgtgacttagaccatttaaaacatggtctaagtcacaaaaacccacctatagtgaccagataagcactgcaaacacataatacagacccccatatactaccccagtgatcaccgattcccccccataaaaatattaatcataacttgaaaattgtgcctccagaacatcacctggcagcctagcataggaaagcctagtcgtgctgcacagaggcatcttaagccatcttgggggtgggttagtgacccatggagaagaggacccatgcccataagcccccgtaatcactgcattgatactgaaacgtgCGCTCCCCTATGCATccctaaaacccttttttactggctcctgcagccataagggatattgaggtggtagataagtgggtctaggggattctggaggtggtgtggggggctcaccatgacctataagggagctgtagtgagatgaagacagggcacccttttagtgaagttcacagcagtaccccactatttaggtgccatgtctgggtgttcagtccatcactttgcagacccctcccaagtccaacagggcttgttctaggcgtttttgacttggatgaaaagttggatgaaaatgtggtataaagatggatgatttagcgacttggatgatcagatcagcaggatgtatagttaaggcgatttttgaaacgaaaaaaaatttggacgtatttttcgaaaatgtgtcctaagctgtttttttattttggaagacttgcgacttagacgaaaacggacttagacgttccttttgattatgctcctccatgtCTTTTTTGAGCTAATGCCAATACTGCTTTGCGAGCTTATAGATTTATCATATGAATAGGTGAGCATGCCAAGGATATGACTTTACCTTCCAGTCTGCAGGTGCGGCTGGTGAAACCACCTTGGAACTGAATGTGCAGTTGGGAGACCTCAACGCTCTCTGGAAATTCCAATAGTATCCACTGAGGGGTGCCCTAAAGTCACAAATGGAGAAAGGTTACAGAAAGCTACAGAGCTACGCTTTCTTGGTGCTCTTTTCCCTGTCCTTTTCTGTATGTCAAGAATTAAGATCCATGATGGTGCCTGTAATCCCCCATTCAGGTACTAACCAGGCCTAATTTTGCTTAGCATTTCGACAAGCTCAGTCTCTCCCTGGTAGTTTTGCTGAATCTTTTCCTCATTATTTTTGCTCAGCAGGGACACATAGCTGTTACAATGAGGTCATCCTAGTTGGATACAGTAGCTATTGTTGTTGAACAGGTGATTCAACTGCTATCCTTACCCTTCAGATCAATTTACAGGACCCAGCCATTTTTTCTCTGCAGAAAATTGTACTCTTAGCAGAAGCTGATCTGTTAATCTGCATATCCTTCTGGCagatactactaatcatttctatagtgctaccagatgcacgcagcactgtacattaaacacacaagtgACAAATCCTGATTCATCCCACATTTACATTACTGGTCAGAAGGCCAGAGTCAGAATATAttataaagagattaggttcttaccttgatatatattttccagtagatagggatggtatgatGGTATactgaaccatagggttatccATTGTGGTCatgagcatactgcagaagatgtcaatcacagcttttcaactcaTCCTCCACGGTCTCTGCTGCCCctttcagttcataccaaagttGGTGACAACCCTACAGGAGAAGGAGGAATACGGGGAATTCCCTGAAACCAAGTGTCTGAAATGCTCAGATGAAATTAAAACAATCACTGAAGAAACAGTAAAACATTAACAAGCCTCTGAGAGGAACAATGAATCCAAGAAAATACAAATTAAGCAAGAAACATAAACAGCCTAAACATTTATGGAACTCAACCATTCCTCCCTTGTAATCCTTATATAAGTCTCTTCTGACCACAAGAGTCTGAGTGACAGTGAAATCTTAGCTATAGAGCTGACCACTAATCTTTAGTCAGAAAACAGGCACATCAGAAAAAttgttggggatgggggggggtcaacataccatccctatctactggaaaagatattagaaAGATAAGAACCTTTCTCTTTTACCAGTGCAATAGGAATACTATGATGAACAATAGGGACATACCTAAGCAATCCCCAAACCTTAGGGTGGGATAGATGAGCCTTTTAAtagtactgaggacccaaaagtggcatcctcCTGTGCTGCTATGTCCACCCTGTAAAATTTGGAGAAGATATGAAGGGAGGAACAGGTTGCTTATCTACAGTTTTCCTCTGGTGGAACTGCCCGTGCTTCCACCCAAGAGGAAGCCACTCCACTTGTCGAATGTGCCTTCAACAAGATAGGTAGCACTTGGCCacacttacagggaaattctataaccagtgtcTAAACTTAGGTGTCAGTAGTCCCCCTGATGATGGCTAAGATAATTGAAAAACGCCATCAGAAACGGCAAACATCGGCAAGGTTGAagtgcctaccaatgcctaaataaaaggtggctgGCATCACGACTAGGTAACGGAATGCCAAGGTGGCTTCCTAGCTGCGATTCACAGtgagataggcggctgaaatttagacctggaaaaccctggcctacatttcagccacctatctatgcTACCATGGTATCCTAAAGTCAGGCCACAGAAACCATAAACTGATTGCAGTAGTCCTTCCCAATGTATcgcaggatgcaccaggaaggggggggggggggcctaaggccctgattggttcaggtgcctaaggcccatccAGCCCTAGAGGACTACAGAGGGGCTAAGCCCGAAGCTCTTGCCCCTCCATCCCATGTCGTGTGACATGTAGCACAAGGGCACTCTTCAGCTGCCCATCCAGCGCAAATAAGTTATTATATAGAGGATTTTAGAGGACGCAGACTAAAGACCTAACTGCATAAACAGTCAAAACACAGGTTTgcaagaccgcccccccccccccccagttttccCCATAGGCTGTCACAACTTGTACTCCTTTAAAGTGTAGCTGGATCTGGAGAGGTTCTCTGCCTCAAAGCCACTGGTCAGCTGCCACATCAAGATCTTTAGGCTGCCAGACCTTAGTTGGACGGATTCTCTACCCTTCCTCCCCAGGCTGTGACACACAACTCAGAAAAGGAGAAGGGGGAGGCAAAGTTGCAGCCAGAACCACAAGTGCCCCAAAGGACCGCTACTGATGCCTaaaagcctgcactcaagcccctgaccaagtcaaggaagtGAGCAAATGCTGGGGGCCCAGAACCCTGAGCTCCAtaaatcttcagcaggctggctgtACAGGTCCCCAAAGGatacacctgccagctgcagacttAAACATCTACTCCTCATCAAGCAGGCAAAAACAGTTCCTTGAAGCCATGCAAAAAACCTGTGAACAATGCAAAAAACTGAGAAAGACACtgcaaaacaataaagaaaacGAGCAGATCAGAGAGACACCTTCATGCTCGCctgcagaaggaagaactgaaggaggcagagagaccatggagaaggagaaagagttgaaaagctgtgactgacatcttctgcagtatgctcaaaagcacagatggataaccctatggttcagcataccatccttaATGCACTGGAAAGTTCTTATATCTGCTTATTTATGCATTTAGCAAATGATCTAACTCACCTGATCAGAGTTCCAACAGGTGTCCTCATTCCCATCAAACAGATACTTCTTCCCAAATTGCTTGACATCCTTGTTAAGCACAGAACTCACTCTGGAAGcaaaatacatgaaaaaaattCTGACAATAAAGAAGGTAAAGCCATCCTGAAAACTGACCCCTACTTCATTACTGCCTCCCcctcagaagaagaaaaaaaaaagttttaaaaatatgggCCTTATTTACTCAACTTTGTTTTTCCATACAGAACTGGAAAAAGTCTtagtaaataaaaatgttttagttacagagtgagccagttgatattatgtatctagattttcaaaaggcatctgacaaaagtacttcatgaaagacttctgaggaaattagaaagtcatgggataggaggtaacatCTTATTATGGACTAAGAActagttaaaagatagaaaatggagaatagggttaaatggtcaatattctcaatggagaagggtaaaaagtggggttccccaggagtcTATGCTGGAaccactgttttgttttgttttttaccataacatatttatcaatgatctagagatgggaataactaatgagataattaaatttgctgataacacaagttgttaaattgcaagatgaTCTTGGGAGACTgggaatcaaaatggcagatgatgtttaatgtaagcaagtgcaaaatgatgcatgtgggaaagagaaacctgaactatagctatttGATACAGGGATCCACATTAACAGTCACTgcacaggaaaaggatctaggtgtcatcattgatgtTTCATTGAAACCCTTAACTCAGtgtgcaaatagaatgttaggaattatcaggaaagaaatggaaaacaaagatgagaatgttatgcctttgtattgctccatggtgtggccGCAATTGAATactttgtgcaattctggtcaccacatctcaaataagatatagcagaattagaaatggTACAAGAACGgttacaaaaatgataaaggggatagggtGGCTTCCCCAAACATGGAAAattgctcgagtacctgaataaattcatgtaaaccgttctgagctcccctgggagaacgaaaattgaataaataaatacataagaggaaaggctaaagtgtctagggttcttcagcctgaagaagagacagctcaggtgagatatgatagaggtctataaaatactggaatgggtagatgttaatcgcttgtttactctttccaaaaatactaggactagggggaatgcaatagagctactaagtagtagatttaaaacaaaccagagaaaatattcttCACTCAATATGAAATTCAACTCtgaaattcgttgccagagaatgtggtgaaagcagtcaGTTAGCAGAGTTCAAAACAgctttagataatttcctaaaagtccataagctattactAGATTAAGATGGGCTTGGGATAATCCagtgtttattcctaggataagaagcataactCTTGGAgagcttgccaggtacttgtgactgttggaaacaggatactaggcttaatggacctttggtctgtcccagtatggtaacttTTATGTTGGACTAGCATCAATTGTCCAAATATAAATGATGTTCCTGGGTTTTTGAAAGCAATGCAGTTCCTTTCCACACAGCATGATTCTCAAGACTTTCACAATGTCCTAAATCACAGAAATGGAgaaagtgatggcagataaagcacagttacttaccataacaggtgttatccagggacaacaggcagatattctcacacatgggtgacgtcaccgacagagccccggtacggacatttgaAAAGTGAATCATAACTTTAAGTTTAGAAAGTTCGCAATcagcccgcactgcgcatgcgtgagtgccttcctgcccgacagaggTGCACGGtcccctcagttaagataagccagctaagaagccaagcaggcagcaaattctcacacatgggtgacctccaagctaactagaatgggatggagggagagttggcctttttaagaaaacaaattttgcaaaactgactggccaaagtacccatcccgtctggaaaaaatttccagacagtaatgtgaggtgaatgtatgaaccaagaCCAGGTggaagccttgcagatttcctcactAGGGGACTGcgtgcctctgtcgggcgggaagacactcgcgcatgcgcggtgagggctgattgcaaactttctaaacttaaagttgcaattcacttttcaagtgtccgtaccggggctccgttggtgacatcacccatgtgtgagaatatgctgcctacttgtccagggataaaagaccatatggcctacctagtctgcccatccaaatcAAATCGAGATCCCCATTGTGCCAGGACCAGTTCTGTGTCCTCCTATGGAATAGCAGGACTATAATTCCCATAAAGCGTTGGAGGAAGGGAGGTCAGGCCTACGCAATGCAATGCTAATTTACTGATGCAATAAAGTGTGGAAAGCTTAGCATAGGTTCTGCACACAATTATCTGTGTTGTTATGGCCACCCTATGAACAAAGAGTTTAGTTTATAAGAAAACTGCACACAAAAAATTATCTGAATGCAGTGCTCATTTAAACCAATGGTACTTAAGATATTAAATATGAAACCAGGATGCAAATTGCATACATGACCCAAAGGCTTAACTACTAGTTTTCTAATGCTAGTGATTTACACTCATTATTCTATAATCTTGTGTGAACAATTTTACATTTAGTACATGTATGCAGGTTATAGAATAATGCCAGTTTGTGTGATTTAATTGATAGATTAGATGCTAATTAGGACTACTATTAATTGAGGGTAATTGGTTAATTGCCACTGATTTTCAGTTATGCTCATAACTGcatgtacactcctccctccatattcatgggggttaggtgCAAAGTTGGCCTGCGAATAAGAAAAAGTTGCGAATaactttagggctgactctgagcCACCCCCATCTACccgacctctccacaccttacttttaaagcttggtggtctagtggtgaagcggggcaggagcgatcttcctacgctcctgccctgtgaagAGCTGTGAACAAaactggctgccgtgagttcctactgtagtcttgtgagaccacaggaactcacggcagccatttttgttcacagCTTTGCACGGAGAAGGAGCTTTAAAGGTAAAGTCTGAAGAGATTCGGGAGGCAGGGGGTAGGTCAGGGTTTAGAACCTCGTGAATAACCAAAGTCGCGAGTCCTAaacctgcaaatatggagggggaccTGTAGTCATAATTCTATAACTTTAGCAAGTAAatcatttagggccagattctgtaaacgtcacctagaaaaatggcatctattGCGTATCAATCaggcttaggcgccatttacagaatcatgcctactgATGTCTATCAAAAAGCTTAGGTGctagtaatgtaggccagggttttactggcctatatTGCAAGcacctaagttctttagagaatcatgcctagaggTACTTATATCTGATTCCGTCCCCAAACATGCCCTCTTCAGTGTTAGGCACACGAGGCATCATGTGATAGGCacctgccttttatagaatcgggtagACACTTATTggtcaattaatttttttttccagttatgaGCTTATTGAATCTATTAAGGTGGTTTGGGTAATTAAGGTAGTTGCCTAAATCAGGACGTAactttaggtgcctcttatagaacctggcctgtggaggggcattttcgatagtgcatctaagtccgactttggacatatCCTGCAAGACGTCCAAATATCGGAgcagggaaacatccattttcaaaattgcTGGACGTATATCATACTATATTTACTATACTATACTGGATTATCTGTCTTGTATGACGTAAATTTTGCATTCCAGATGCACACACATAATGTATGTGCACACAATGCTCCTTTAGGTTCCAGTAAAATTTCTGCACAAAACATTGATTCTGTTGCTAAGGCAGACTTGTGTGCATGTGCTCCCATAACAATCAGCCTGCACAAATTTTTTGCATGCCAAATATCTGCATACAATATATTGTTGGTTTCCTAAATCTGGCAATCCTCCGTCATGCACTATAGGGACAGTAGGCTGTTTATACTGCTCCTGCTGCAGCTATAGAGTTTCAGTTTCAAAAAGTATAAAATCACAGACCAAACCCGGAAGTAATTTGCCCTTTCGCCACCATCACTTCTGATATAAGGGTATTAGATGTTTCAATCTTATGCCAACCCCCTCCTCCTTATAACTTTTAGGCTAAGGGGGTAGGTCTAACATCATGAACACCCTAATACAACTATTTCCAATATAGAGCAAATGGGCTTTAATGTTTAAACTGCCcgctttcctcctcccctttaaatTCATTGTGGTTGTCAGGGGCTCAGGGTCTGTTATTCTGCTTTCATCATAGCTGCTATTTGAAACCCCAAGCGACTGCCTGATGGTTAAACTACTCTCGGAACCGCAAAAGCAACGAGTGATCGGGAGACAGAGGGGACGCACCTGCTCACCATCTCCCCATTGAGCAGCGAACCCATCGCCGTCGCCATGTTCACACCGCGACCCCCACGTCGACGTCAAGGCCACCTCCTCACATGACGCCAGACTGGGCGGGGAAAGGCGGCCATCTTGTGGTTGGCGGTCGCTCTGGTGGACATGCTATGTTTGGCACAGAATTTGAGGTTGGTGCTGTTTACCGAGGGTCGGTTGCTTTGTTTAAGCCAAAGCCTAATTTAGGATTTGGAGTCTACGGGCAATGACCAGTTGAGTGAGGgttgaaaagagagagaggataaCAATATTAATCTGTCACTTTTTCATGGGCTCCCAtaacaatacaataaaatcaagATCCTGATGAAtgggggtttttggggtttttttttggttcttatcgacttttttcattttttaaataacaATCCAAGTATCAAAGATCTTCCTTCATCTTAATCTACAAAGTCAAACCACCCAGTTCTCCACTAGGGTTAAGGGTAAAGGATAATGGATTTGATAAACTGCCTTTtttggtacaaccaaagtggatGGAATTTTTTGCAGGTACTAtattttctctgtctctagtgggcccacaatctaagtttttgtaggCTTAGTGCCAGACTACAGTGCTTCCCCGAAAATCCtagagaggagagtgtggcgcagtggttagagctacagcctcagcaccctgaggttgtgggttcaaactccgcgctgttccctgtgaccctgggcaagtcacttaatcctccactgtctcaggtacattagacagattatgagtccaccgggacagatagggaaaaatgcttgaagtagctgtatgtaaaccgctttgaatgtggttgtaaaactacaaaagggcagtatacaagtctcaaaaaagaaaagatatacACCACTCATATTGTGCTGTTTGAATTTGCGGCTAGATTGCAAAAAGAGTCATGATGGATTTCCATACAAGTGATATAGCTTATAACTTAACCTATGAAAATAAGCCATAGTCCTAGTCAGCCACGCTTCCCCACGTGCAGCCTAACCCTCGCTGacccctccatccttccttccctgctgaccgcgaccataaataccttccggcagaggagcTGTGGGTcagctgcttcacggccttctcactggggccttgacatcatcagtaatgcggcacacagaaggccccagtgagaaggctgcaaagcagcctgtgagtgctgctggcccgacactCCTCTGCCAGAAGATATGGTCGCGGTCGGCAGGGATCGGTTGGgcgggaaggatggagggtcagtgggggtttggctgcgcagtggggggggggtgctcaagggttctgctgcacgggggatgggagggatagaaagatgctgcagaaggaaggcacaaggggatgggtgagaggggaggaaagatgttgcatatgtgggggaaaggaaagaagaagaattggggtgaaggagaggaagggagagatgatcatgtacaagaaaaaaataagacctagtgccttttgtGGGCCCCAAATGactataagacactgtcttattttcggggaagcaCGGTATTGACCCTGCCTCCAGAGTGCATATGCTAACTATACCCATTCCAAAGATAATCCTGTGGAGCCCCTAGATTATAACACTGAAAACAACAAATCCTCATGTTAAATCATTTGATGTGAAACTTCAAGGTGAGATGAGTGGCCTATACCAGAGATACATTGACTGAAAAAAGGCACCGCTAGActgtcattttatttattatgGAGGCTGGTGACCAATTTCACCTCAGGAACTGCAGCACCAGAGTGTCTAGTCCTTTCCACCCAATGAGGTGGATTCTCTGATATCACCGGTAAAATCCAATGGGTTGCTGCGGCAACCATAAATCTAATCATTCAAAAGAGACGATCCATTCTCAAAGAACTGCGAATGCAAATGAAGTTCACAGAGGTTTGCCATATTACTTGAGATCAGTTGTTGGTGATAACGATCAGCAAATGTGCAGAATTGTCCACAGAAAGAGGCATGGGTGGATAGGAGGGGCAGAGAACCACCAGCAAATGCTACATCATTGTGTCAATTATAGGCATGCCAGCACTAttggatggaggagaagggaggggaggTGCAATCGTCAGCTTTCAACAAGCAGTATAAGACATggaagaaaagcaggagaggggagatatgataaagacgtttaaatatctacttggtgtaaatgtgcatgagtctagtctcatttgaaaggaagctctggaatgagagggcataggatgaagttaagaggtgataggctcaggagtaatctaatacaaaaagggtggtagatacgtggaacagtctcccagaagaggtgatggagacagagactatgtctgaattcaagaaagtgtgggataggtacgtgggatctcttattagagagaggaagagataatggttattgcagatgggccatttgtcctttatctgccatcatgtttctatgccttTAATACATGTGCTTGAGATGCgtacttttgatattttttttcccaTCACTATATtaatataatttatgtgaatggcgtgtttatttatttataatttttatcatgagccacagccagaaacacattcCTGAAATGCGCTTTTCACAttactggcacccctggaccagccagtaatttttggtcATTAAAAGCTGTCGCTACGTTTGGAGAATCACCCCACAATGATAGATAATCGCCCgtagtgctcgtttaaatattaatgagcctattttactaccattttaatagtaatgacctcattgtactacatttgcatggcagagtcagaggctgctaggaagcttggaaaagaccacgaTGAGTTGTTCTGATAATCAGGTTGTAAAATACTggcacgctaaaccggctggaaccggtttagtgacCATTGTTAAAGGCATGGtacattttgagaatctggcccagaGAACACGTGGAAAATCACTGGCTTGAATGGGAGTCTGGAAGCATTCATTTTCTATTTTACATTGTCTGTTAATATAACATACCAAGCAGCATTCTAAAATGAGTCTCGGTGTGTCTGAAATCCATGTCTATTGATGAGGCATCTTCTTA encodes:
- the NR2C2AP gene encoding nuclear receptor 2C2-associated protein — encoded protein: MATAMGSLLNGEMVSRVSSVLNKDVKQFGKKYLFDGNEDTCWNSDQGTPQWILLEFPESVEVSQLHIQFQGGFTSRTCRLEGCTKNEALEKITDFYPEDNSALQRFSIPAKPLEKLRVIFKDSTDFFGRIIIYHLDVLGKKAVVI